The following proteins are encoded in a genomic region of Ostrinia nubilalis chromosome 1, ilOstNubi1.1, whole genome shotgun sequence:
- the LOC135075780 gene encoding cilia- and flagella-associated protein 20 isoform X1, with product MRTVIPQFVIVSILHFDDTSIGSKPLQIWDKKVRNGHIKRITDNDIQSLVLEIVGTNVSTTYITCPADPKKTLGIKLPFLVMIIKNLKKYFTFEVQVLDDKNVRRRFRASNYQSTTRVKPFICTMPMRLDEGWNQIQFNLADFTRRAYGTNYVETLRVQIHANCRIRRVYFSDRLYSEDELPAEFKLFLPIQNKTKTAVAT from the exons ATGCGTACCGTGATCCCACAGTTTGTTATTGTTTCTATATTACACTTCGACGATACCAG CATAGGCAGCAAACCTTTGCAAATTTGggataaaaaagtgcgaaatgGGCACATAAAGAGAATTACAGACAATGATATCCAGAGTTTAGTGCTCGAAATAGTCGGGACCAATGTCAGCACGACGTACATTACATGCCCGGCCGACCCGAAGAAGACGCTCGGCATCAAGCTGCCGTTTTTGGTTATGATCATCAAAAACCTCAAAAAGTACTTCACCTTTGAAGTCCAG gtTTTGGATGACAAGAATGTGCGAAGGAGGTTCAGAGCAAGCAACTACCAATCGACAACAAGAGTAAAACCTTTTATTTGCACAATGCCTATGCGATTAGATGAAGGATGGAACCAGATCCAATTTAATTTAGCAGACTTCACGAGACGGGCTTATGGAACCAATTATGTTGAAACTCTGAGAGTACAGATTCATGCTAACTGTCGAATAAGAAGAGTCTACTTCTCTGACAGATTGTACTCTGAAGATGAATTACCGGCAGAGTTCAAACTGTTCCTGCCCATTCAAAATAAAACGAAGACTGCTGTTGCTACATGA
- the LOC135076037 gene encoding serine/threonine-protein kinase 3, producing MDSEGRLVFWKSGVWEGGAPTLNCNTCKKRRADRMTENDRMASQGELKKLSEESLTRQPEEVFDIICKLGEGSYGSVYKALHKESGQVLAIKQVPVDTDLQEIIKEISIMQQCDSPYVVKYYGSYFKNTDLWIVMEYCGAGSVSDIMRLRKKTLSEDEIATILCDTLKGLEYLHRRRKIHRDIKAGNILLNTEGHAKLADFGVAGQLTDTMAKRNTVIGTPFWMAPEVIQEIGYDCVADIWSLGITALEMAEGKPPYGDIHPMRAIFMIPTKPPPSFREPDQWSPEFIDFVSQCLIKNPEERATAEFLLNHEFIGNAKQASILSAMIAEARELREQQATRAHGARLPAPGEGYDEETMKKRDDGTLVPQRDGTAELAADLGTMVINEPDADLATMKPPRRHDELAADLGTMVINEPDADLATMKRHDTDPMDTNRPKYRPLFLEHFDKKEVNHLSAANGAAPRRPPQGDGVEAALESVMGVSELASQRACVEEGNFEFLAFLSVSELEARVSRLDAEMEAEIEQLRARYTRKRQPILDAIHLKRKRQQNF from the exons ATGGATAGTGAAGGCAGGCTAGTTTTCTGGAAGAGTGGAGTGTGGGAGGGGGGTGCGCCTACCTTAAACTGCAACACCTGCAAGAAACGCCGCGCCGACAGGATGACTGAAAACGATAGGATGGCTTCGCAAGG CGAACTAAAGAAACTCTCAGAAGAGAGTTTAACGCGGCAGCCAGAAGAGGTCTTCGACATCATCTGCAAGCTGGGAGAAGGCTCCTATGGCAGTGTATACAag GCACTCCACAAAGAGAGCGGGCAGGTGCTGGCCATCAAGCAGGTGCCGGTGGACACGGACCTGCAGGAGATTATCAAGGAGATCTCCATCATGCAGCAGTGCGACAGCCCCTACGTCGTCAAGTACTACGGCAGCTACTTCAAGAACACAGACCTGTGG ATCGTAATGGAATACTGCGGCGCCGGTTCAGTCTCAGACATCATGAGGCTACGGAAGAAGACGCTCTCGGAAGACGAGATAGCAACGATATTGTGCGACACACTCAAGGGTTTGGAGTACCTGCATCGGCGGAGAAAGATCCACCGGGACATCAAGGCTGGAAATATCCTGCTCAACACTGAGGGACACGCCAAACTGGCGGACTTCGGCGTCGCGGGACAGTTGACT GACACAATGGCAAAACGCAACACAGTAATAGGCACTCCCTTCTGGATGGCGCCCGAGGTGATCCAGGAGATCGGCTACGACTGCGTGGCCGACATCTGGTCGCTGGGCATCACGGCGCTGGAGATGGCGGAAGGCAAGCCGCCCTACGGCGACATACACCCCATGCGGGCTATATTCATGATACCGACGAAGCCGCCGCCTTCGTTCAG AGAACCAGACCAGTGGTCGCCAGAGTTCATAGACTTCGTCAGCCAGTGCCTTATAAAGAACCCAGAAGAGAGAGCGACAGCGGAATTTTTACTAAACCACGAGTTTATCG GCAACGCGAAGCAGGCGTCGATCCTTAGCGCCATGATCGCGGAGGCGCGCGAGTTACGCGAGCAACAAGCCACGCGAGCGCACGGTGCACGACTGCCCGCGCCG GGCGAGGGCTACGACGAGGAGACGATGAAGAAGCGCGACGACGGCACGCTGGTGCCGCAACGCGACGGGACCGCCGAGCTGGCCGCCGACCTCGGCACCATGGTCATCAACGAGCCCGACGCCGACCTCGCCACCATGAAGC CGCCACGACGGCACGACGAGCTGGCCGCCGACCTCGGCACCATGGTCATCAACGAGCCCGACGCCGACCTCGCCACCATGAAGC GGCACGACACGGACCCGATGGACACGAACCGGCCGAAGTACCGGCCGCTGTTCCTGGAGCACTTCGACAAGAAGGAGGTCAACCACCTCTCCGCCGCCaacggcgccgcgccgcgccgcccgccgcagGGCGACGG CGTGGAGGCGGCGTTGGAGAGCGTGATGGGGGTCAGCGAACTGGCCAGTCAGCGCGCGTGCGTGGAGGAAGGCAACTTCGAATTC CTGGCGTTCCTATCGGTGTCG
- the LOC135075780 gene encoding cilia- and flagella-associated protein 20 isoform X2, which produces MFKNTFQSGFLSILYSIGSKPLQIWDKKVRNGHIKRITDNDIQSLVLEIVGTNVSTTYITCPADPKKTLGIKLPFLVMIIKNLKKYFTFEVQVLDDKNVRRRFRASNYQSTTRVKPFICTMPMRLDEGWNQIQFNLADFTRRAYGTNYVETLRVQIHANCRIRRVYFSDRLYSEDELPAEFKLFLPIQNKTKTAVAT; this is translated from the exons ATGTTCAAGAACACATTTCAGTCTGGTTTCCTGTCAATTCTTTACAGCATAGGCAGCAAACCTTTGCAAATTTGggataaaaaagtgcgaaatgGGCACATAAAGAGAATTACAGACAATGATATCCAGAGTTTAGTGCTCGAAATAGTCGGGACCAATGTCAGCACGACGTACATTACATGCCCGGCCGACCCGAAGAAGACGCTCGGCATCAAGCTGCCGTTTTTGGTTATGATCATCAAAAACCTCAAAAAGTACTTCACCTTTGAAGTCCAG gtTTTGGATGACAAGAATGTGCGAAGGAGGTTCAGAGCAAGCAACTACCAATCGACAACAAGAGTAAAACCTTTTATTTGCACAATGCCTATGCGATTAGATGAAGGATGGAACCAGATCCAATTTAATTTAGCAGACTTCACGAGACGGGCTTATGGAACCAATTATGTTGAAACTCTGAGAGTACAGATTCATGCTAACTGTCGAATAAGAAGAGTCTACTTCTCTGACAGATTGTACTCTGAAGATGAATTACCGGCAGAGTTCAAACTGTTCCTGCCCATTCAAAATAAAACGAAGACTGCTGTTGCTACATGA